A genomic window from Pagrus major chromosome 23, Pma_NU_1.0 includes:
- the sstr3 gene encoding somatostatin receptor type 5 — protein MEMTDEMWENGSFASPSPGLPLFLLVLNDSDLNETLFNNTNGTATEGPSGPTVEGVLISLIYIIVCIIGLGGNTLVIHIVLHYSKIESVTNIYILNLAIADELFMLSLPFLAVQNTLQSWPFGSLMCRLVYTVDSINQFTSIFCLTVMSIDRYLAVVHPIRSSKWRRPQVAKVVNGTIWALSFLVVLPVVIFANVQKPGGNCNIAWPHPANIWQAAFIIYTSTVGFVCPLLIICLCYLLIVFKIRSSGKKVHATSTKRRKSERKVTRMVVIIVAMFVFCWLPFYALNIVNLMVSLPGEYQGLYYFVVVLGYANSCANPILYGFLSDNFKRGFRKALCRSTRKVENHEPMERQQQQQQDEGRMALMPRESLRRAIKNEEEDDEEDVSEMTEIYRIAQNGNSSFQPQSSQPLFLERGATPGATEPLSPDRKDKAGDTKGKDPANGSTLTVPLLLNGTKNGSIKTLPEENLEQSTSLEISYL, from the coding sequence ATGGAGATGACGGACGAAATGTGGGAGAATGGCAGCTTCGCCAGCCCCTCGCCGGGACTCCCCCTGTTTCTCCTGGTGTTGAACGACAGCGATCTGAACGAGACGCTGTTCAACAACACCAACGGCACCGCCACAGAGGGCCCCTCTGGTCCGACCGTGGAGGGCGTCCTCATCTCACTCATATACATAATCGTTTGCATCATCGGCCTGGGTGGAAACACTTTGGTGATCCACATTGTGCTGCACTACTCGAAGATAGAGTCTGTGACCAACATCTACATCCTCAACTTAGCCATCGCTGACGAGCTCTTCATGCTCAGTCTGCCTTTCCTGGCGGTTCAGAACACTCTCCAGTCGTGGCCGTTCGGCTCCTTAATGTGCCGCCTGGTCTACACTGTCGACTCCATCAACCAGTTCACCAGCATCTTCTGCCTGACTGTGATGAGCATCGATCGCTACCTCGCTGTAGTCCACCCCATTCGGTCTTCAAAGTGGAGGCGCCCTCAGGTGGCCAAAGTGGTGAATGGGACAATCTGGGCTCTGTCATTTCTTGTTGTTCTGCCTGTGGTCATCTTCGCCAACGTCCAGAAGCCTGGCGGTAACTGCAACATTGCCTGGCCACACCCGGCTAACATCTGGCAAGCAGCTTTCATAATTTACACCTCCACTGTTGGGTTTGTCTGCCCTCTTCTTATCATCTGCCTCTGCTACCTGCTCATAGTCTTCAAGATCCGCAGCTCGGGTAAAAAGGTACACGCCACCTCAACCAAGCGAAGGAAGTCGGAGAGGAAAGTGACACGCATGGTTGTAATCATCGTTGCCATGTTTGTCTTCTGCTGGCTGCCTTTCTACGCCCTCAACATCGTCAACCTGATGGTGTCCCTGCCTGGCGAGTACCAGGGTCTTTACTATTTCGTCGTAGTGCTCGGCTACGCTAACAGCTGTGCCAACCCCATCCTCTACGGCTTCTTGTCAGACAACTTCAAGAGGGGTTTCCGGAAAGCCCTCTGCCGCTCCACGAGGAAGGTGGAGAACCACGAGCCCATGGAgcgccagcagcagcagcagcaggacgagGGGAGGATGGCGCTCATGCCCAGGGAGAGCCTGAGACGAGCAATCAAGAACGAAGAGGAGGACGACGAGGAAGACGTCTCGGAAATGACTGAGATCTACAGAATCGCCCAAAACGGCAACAGCAGCTTCCAGCCGCAGAGCTCACAGCCGCTGTTCTTGGAAAGAGGAGCGACTCCCGGAGCGACGGAGCCGTTGTCACCAGACAGGAAGGACAAAGCTGGGGACACGAAAGGGAAAGATCCAGCCAACGGGTCCACACTGACTGTACCGTTGCTTCTCAATGGAACCAAAAACGGGAGCATTAAAACTCTGCCAGAGGAAAACTTGGAACAGAGCACGTCACTGGAGATAAGTTACTTATAG